The proteins below come from a single Geobacillus thermoleovorans genomic window:
- a CDS encoding Mu transposase domain-containing protein, which translates to MDRTHYRKGKSIQEWFEEDKKAFGRLPKTSFDVYRLERAKADKYGKVRYAKNLYSTSPEFAQKEVWLKITYNRVIVLNDEYDIVIEHPRLYGEGLESMKWIPYLELMARWPRSLQNLAFYKELPDPWKEYLAYTTEKKKAIRLLAQMLKQEEDLSTATEALTQTLQNGCHDPDSILTTWYRLTGQIPEPVEISVPSELSQKVVFEVNLERYDKLLGGISR; encoded by the coding sequence ATGGACCGAACGCATTATCGGAAAGGAAAATCGATTCAAGAATGGTTTGAGGAGGACAAGAAAGCATTCGGACGGTTACCGAAGACATCGTTTGATGTCTACCGTTTAGAGAGAGCGAAAGCGGATAAGTATGGCAAAGTTCGTTATGCGAAAAATCTCTACTCGACATCTCCGGAATTTGCGCAAAAAGAAGTATGGTTAAAGATTACTTATAATCGTGTCATCGTTTTGAATGATGAATATGACATCGTCATTGAACATCCTCGCTTGTATGGAGAAGGTTTAGAATCCATGAAGTGGATTCCGTATTTAGAATTAATGGCCAGATGGCCAAGATCGTTACAAAACTTAGCGTTTTATAAAGAACTGCCAGATCCATGGAAGGAGTATTTGGCGTATACGACAGAGAAAAAGAAGGCCATACGTTTATTAGCACAGATGTTAAAACAAGAAGAAGACCTGAGTACTGCGACAGAAGCTTTAACGCAAACGTTACAAAATGGGTGCCATGATCCTGACAGCATTCTTACGACTTGGTATCGTCTAACGGGACAAATCCCGGAACCAGTTGAGATTTCAGTTCCATCGGAACTGAG
- a CDS encoding DUF6431 domain-containing protein gives MIRFHDFQVDVQTYAQRGKQNDFPLLKRCPHCQAKRPLYRHGYYERNAVTSHQSYRIWIARYRCPECRRTVAVLPSFLLPYFQYTLPTIWRVVKERLGLTPKRGMEEAPLLPTDEGVLFYVRRLFRNLNHLHWFFAERWRKIGPAIAQARERALWWIQTMEEIGLFFVIQEIWEHRSTHLFARTFSS, from the coding sequence GTGATTCGGTTTCATGACTTTCAGGTCGATGTCCAGACATATGCCCAGCGGGGAAAACAAAACGACTTTCCCCTTCTTAAGCGGTGCCCTCATTGCCAGGCAAAACGCCCTCTTTATCGCCATGGGTACTACGAACGAAATGCCGTGACGTCGCATCAGTCTTATCGCATTTGGATCGCTCGGTATCGCTGCCCGGAGTGCAGGAGGACGGTGGCCGTGTTGCCTTCATTTCTTCTCCCTTATTTTCAGTATACGTTGCCCACCATATGGAGAGTGGTGAAAGAACGGTTGGGCCTGACTCCGAAACGGGGGATGGAGGAGGCTCCACTCCTTCCTACGGATGAAGGGGTTTTATTTTATGTCCGACGTTTATTCCGAAATTTGAACCACCTTCATTGGTTTTTTGCGGAGCGCTGGAGAAAAATTGGTCCTGCCATCGCCCAAGCGAGAGAACGAGCCCTATGGTGGATCCAGACGATGGAGGAGATCGGCCTCTTTTTCGTCATCCAAGAGATATGGGAGCACCGATCGACGCATCTTTTTGCACGTACATTCAGTTCCTGA
- a CDS encoding transposase gives MFETKQTPKGKTTYSVEFKWRAVQMYIEEGWGYKRICQELGIPCTKTIRLWVKRYHEHGLKGLEERRGTSKSPFKGRPRKKECSLEEENRRLKAENDYLKKLRELARR, from the coding sequence ATGTTCGAGACCAAGCAAACACCGAAAGGGAAGACCACTTATTCCGTGGAGTTTAAATGGAGGGCTGTCCAGATGTACATCGAAGAAGGATGGGGATATAAGCGGATATGCCAAGAGTTAGGGATTCCCTGCACGAAAACGATCAGACTTTGGGTAAAACGTTACCATGAACATGGTCTAAAAGGGCTCGAAGAACGGCGCGGGACATCCAAGTCTCCATTCAAGGGAAGGCCTCGAAAAAAAGAGTGCAGTTTAGAGGAAGAGAATCGAAGACTGAAAGCAGAGAATGATTATTTAAAAAAGTTACGAGAGCTGGCAAGGAGGTGA
- a CDS encoding ExeA family protein translates to MYKTFYSLSREPFSKETNPPEAYQGASYQEALAALDYVKRTRGIGLLIGEPGAGKTFALRAFKESLNPSLYHVVYFPLSTGSVMDFYRGLAFGLGEEPKYRKVDLFYQIQQGIERLYHEQRVTSVFILDEMHLAKDAFLQDIAILFNFHMDSTNPFVLILAGLPHLQAKLRLNQHRPLHQRIIMRYQMGPLDKEEVVGYIEHRLKQAGAKHPIFTPAALEAIALQSQGWPRIINNLATTCLLYGAQLKKHMIDEDIVRMAAEEMGY, encoded by the coding sequence ATGTATAAAACGTTTTATTCCCTTTCCCGAGAGCCGTTTTCGAAGGAGACGAATCCACCAGAGGCTTATCAAGGGGCCTCGTATCAAGAGGCCCTCGCCGCTTTGGACTACGTGAAACGAACAAGAGGGATCGGGCTATTGATCGGTGAACCAGGGGCCGGCAAGACATTCGCCCTTCGGGCGTTTAAGGAATCCCTGAATCCGTCACTGTATCACGTCGTTTATTTTCCATTGTCAACGGGAAGCGTGATGGACTTTTATCGCGGCCTTGCCTTCGGGCTCGGGGAAGAGCCGAAATACCGCAAGGTCGACTTGTTTTATCAAATCCAACAAGGGATCGAGCGCTTGTATCATGAACAACGGGTAACGTCAGTGTTCATCCTCGATGAAATGCATTTAGCGAAGGATGCCTTTCTGCAGGATATCGCGATCCTGTTCAACTTTCACATGGACTCAACAAATCCGTTTGTCTTGATTTTGGCGGGGCTGCCCCATTTACAGGCAAAACTACGGTTGAATCAACACCGTCCGCTTCACCAACGAATCATCATGCGATACCAGATGGGGCCTCTTGATAAGGAAGAAGTGGTAGGATATATCGAACACCGCCTGAAACAGGCGGGGGCGAAACACCCGATTTTTACCCCAGCTGCCTTAGAAGCGATCGCCCTGCAGTCGCAGGGGTGGCCGCGGATCATCAACAACCTCGCCACCACTTGCCTGTTATACGGCGCTCAATTAAAAAAACATATGATTGACGAAGACATTGTGCGTATGGCAGCCGAAGAAATGGGGTACTGA
- a CDS encoding JAB domain-containing protein yields the protein MSKYQTINHHQLELLEREVSAKQPAKRVNIVSLKLVRESSVLYKERQIKSPEDAYKLLKPFLVEADREKFVVVCLDTKNQPTAINVCHVGSLNASIVHPREVMKAAILSNSASIIVAHNHPSGHCEPSREDIEVTKRLVEAGRIVGIDVLDHLIVCPDRYLSLKEKGYI from the coding sequence ATGAGCAAGTATCAAACCATCAACCACCATCAGCTAGAGTTGCTAGAAAGAGAGGTATCTGCCAAGCAGCCAGCGAAGCGCGTCAACATCGTAAGCCTGAAGCTCGTTCGGGAGTCTAGCGTGCTGTACAAGGAGCGACAAATCAAGTCGCCGGAAGACGCGTACAAGCTACTGAAGCCGTTTCTTGTGGAAGCCGACCGTGAGAAGTTTGTCGTTGTCTGCCTTGACACGAAAAACCAGCCGACTGCCATCAACGTTTGCCATGTTGGAAGTCTGAACGCTAGCATCGTGCATCCGAGGGAGGTGATGAAGGCTGCCATTCTCTCCAACTCGGCTTCCATCATCGTAGCCCATAATCATCCCAGCGGTCATTGTGAGCCATCAAGGGAAGACATTGAGGTAACGAAACGGTTAGTAGAGGCTGGAAGAATCGTTGGCATCGATGTGCTGGACCATTTGATTGTTTGCCCTGACCGGTATTTGTCGCTGAAAGAAAAAGGATATATTTGA
- a CDS encoding Ig-like domain-containing protein, which produces MDKKKAVKLATASAVAASAFVAANPHASQAATDVATVVSQAKAQMKQAYYTYSHTVTETGQFPDINDVYAAYNKAKQAYANAVAVVNKAGGAKKDAYLADLQATYETYVFKANPKSGEARVATYIDAYNYATKLDAMRQELKAAVDAKDLKKAEELYHKISYELKTRTVILDRVYGQTTRELLRSTFKADAQALRDSLIYDITVAMKAREAQDAVKAGNLDKAKAALDQVNQYVSKVTDAFKAELQKAAQDANAAYEAALTPKVESVSAINARELVVKFNKAVDKTEAEKTSNYKLEGETFTSAVLSEDGKTVTLTTADELKVSNAKLTVFPIPTKADANVKTAEFNQLLTFADTEAPAVTSVQAKGTTAVITFAEPLQSEGTVSLNGVELTSGSYTLNGNTLTITGLEAEKSYRVDIVGAKDFAGNTANPIVLNFTVEKPVVDNTKPTVAVSVNGTKVTVDFSEELSKQDFNNDGTLDAYAKVTVGTTEFLLTDAEKDANDKTKFTFDAKSVLGTKAFVNTTVKVESYKDLAGNAGEAYSVGATLVADKTAPSLVSVSSKLLVADDTAKTDDTDVVYLTFNEPVVVNGDFTLTSKNGILYTSATPIKLTNVASGVDVDGNGKIEGTESNTIAISVDLDKNSSYSFKLAGNSVADLSGNKIADDLTINFNTADYQAPAQQPSATLVLAANPVVVDPNNNNVFTVEYATDVTSSALNAANYKLGGAALPAGTQLQFVDGTKKVRITLPAGSIVANGSYMLEIKNVVDTNGNTLKDGKATVLVPLKESVAPVATKITLVDSNTFTVDFSEAIKDAAAGSVTGVTVKINGVEDKAASVSAANGKLTVTTSADFNLSDSITVEFKSANLVDANGNKVKDGVVSK; this is translated from the coding sequence ATGGACAAAAAGAAAGCAGTCAAACTCGCCACAGCCAGCGCTGTAGCAGCGAGCGCTTTCGTCGCAGCCAACCCGCATGCTTCCCAAGCAGCCACGGACGTTGCGACGGTCGTCAGCCAAGCGAAAGCGCAAATGAAGCAAGCGTACTATACGTACAGCCACACGGTAACGGAAACGGGCCAATTCCCGGACATTAACGATGTATACGCAGCCTACAACAAAGCAAAACAAGCGTATGCGAACGCTGTCGCTGTTGTGAACAAAGCCGGCGGTGCGAAAAAAGACGCGTATTTGGCTGACTTGCAAGCTACATACGAAACGTATGTATTCAAAGCCAACCCGAAATCGGGCGAAGCGCGCGTGGCTACGTACATCGACGCTTACAACTATGCGACAAAATTAGACGCGATGCGTCAAGAACTCAAAGCAGCCGTCGATGCGAAAGATCTGAAAAAAGCAGAAGAGCTCTACCACAAAATTTCGTACGAGCTCAAAACGCGCACGGTCATCCTTGATCGCGTATACGGCCAAACGACGCGCGAACTCCTCCGTTCGACGTTCAAAGCCGATGCTCAAGCATTGCGCGACAGCTTGATCTACGACATCACCGTTGCCATGAAAGCTCGTGAAGCGCAAGACGCCGTCAAAGCCGGCAACTTGGACAAAGCGAAAGCTGCGCTTGACCAAGTCAACCAATACGTATCGAAAGTAACCGATGCGTTCAAAGCTGAACTGCAAAAAGCAGCACAAGACGCCAATGCGGCGTATGAAGCGGCATTGACGCCGAAGGTTGAGAGTGTAAGTGCGATTAACGCTAGAGAATTAGTCGTTAAGTTCAACAAAGCTGTTGATAAAACTGAAGCTGAAAAGACTTCAAACTATAAATTAGAAGGTGAAACTTTTACTAGCGCTGTTCTTTCTGAAGATGGAAAAACAGTTACTTTGACAACTGCTGATGAACTTAAAGTTTCCAATGCGAAATTAACTGTTTTCCCTATCCCAACTAAAGCAGATGCTAACGTTAAAACTGCTGAGTTCAATCAATTGTTAACTTTTGCTGATACAGAAGCACCGGCTGTTACTTCCGTACAAGCAAAAGGGACAACAGCAGTTATTACTTTTGCAGAACCTCTACAAAGTGAAGGAACTGTCAGCTTAAATGGTGTTGAATTAACGAGTGGAAGCTACACTCTAAACGGTAATACTTTAACAATCACAGGATTAGAAGCTGAGAAATCCTACAGAGTTGATATTGTTGGAGCGAAAGACTTTGCTGGAAACACTGCAAATCCTATTGTTCTAAACTTTACTGTTGAAAAGCCAGTTGTTGATAATACAAAACCAACTGTTGCTGTTTCAGTTAATGGAACAAAGGTAACTGTTGACTTCTCTGAAGAGTTAAGCAAACAAGACTTTAACAATGACGGAACTCTAGATGCGTATGCAAAAGTTACTGTTGGCACTACTGAGTTCTTATTAACAGATGCTGAAAAAGATGCTAATGATAAAACTAAGTTTACTTTTGATGCAAAGTCTGTCCTTGGAACAAAAGCTTTTGTTAATACTACTGTCAAAGTAGAATCTTATAAAGATTTAGCTGGTAATGCTGGAGAAGCTTATTCTGTTGGAGCTACTTTAGTTGCTGACAAAACTGCTCCATCTTTAGTATCTGTTTCTTCTAAACTTCTTGTAGCAGATGACACAGCTAAGACAGATGATACTGATGTTGTTTACTTAACATTCAATGAGCCAGTAGTAGTTAACGGTGATTTCACTCTTACTTCTAAAAACGGTATCCTTTATACTTCTGCAACTCCTATAAAATTAACTAATGTTGCTTCTGGTGTAGATGTAGATGGAAATGGCAAAATCGAAGGAACTGAGTCAAATACTATTGCTATTTCTGTAGATTTAGACAAAAATTCTAGCTATTCATTTAAACTAGCAGGAAATTCTGTTGCTGATTTATCAGGAAACAAAATCGCTGATGATTTAACTATTAACTTCAATACAGCTGATTATCAAGCTCCTGCACAACAGCCATCTGCTACATTAGTATTGGCTGCAAATCCAGTTGTTGTCGATCCTAATAACAATAATGTATTCACAGTAGAATATGCAACTGATGTCACATCATCTGCTTTAAATGCAGCTAACTATAAACTAGGTGGAGCAGCACTACCTGCAGGAACTCAACTTCAATTTGTAGATGGAACTAAGAAGGTTAGAATTACTTTACCAGCAGGCTCTATCGTAGCAAACGGAAGCTATATGCTTGAAATTAAAAATGTAGTTGATACAAATGGAAATACTTTAAAAGATGGTAAAGCCACTGTTCTTGTACCATTAAAAGAAAGTGTAGCTCCTGTTGCTACTAAAATAACTTTAGTTGATAGCAATACTTTCACAGTTGACTTCTCAGAAGCGATTAAAGATGCAGCAGCTGGAAGCGTTACTGGTGTAACAGTTAAGATTAACGGCGTTGAAGACAAAGCTGCTTCAGTTTCAGCTGCAAATGGTAAGCTGACTGTTACAACTTCTGCTGACTTCAATTTATCTGATAGCATTACTGTTGAATTTAAATCAGCTAACCTAGTTGATGCTAACGGCAACAAAGTTAAAGATGGCGTTGTTTCTAAATAA
- a CDS encoding C40 family peptidase: MKPNHVVFAAAMASAFFLAPDESQAAEWKKGMSSPEIKQLQQRLKEKGFFTYPQATGYFGAITEEAVKAFQRAMNLPATGIVDDATYAKLKSAPASNDTLAIGSRGAAVSDLQRRLKQLGYFRYPQITGYYGAVTADAVKQFQRANGLPATGRADRATLERLKQKEEGSSPSPSAALTVGARGDEVRELQQQLKQLGYFTYSDITGYYGVLTADAIRRFQRDNGLPVTGAVDNQTAALLASAVKAKTPPPAPIERERLAVRLSIGALGEDVKRIQTKLKELGYFYTAITGYYGTATADAVRRFQQAAKLPATGIVDGETYERLIGQAPAAKLDVIELVADAAELLGTPYVWGGDAPEEGFDCSGFIFYLFQQQGVPIPRTVALMWNAGVSVSAPEVGDIVFFATTTNGPSHAGIYIGNGQFIHSGASTGVTISRLDQSYWKQRYLGAKRFF, encoded by the coding sequence GTGAAACCGAATCACGTTGTTTTCGCCGCTGCCATGGCTTCTGCCTTTTTTCTCGCGCCGGACGAGAGCCAAGCGGCGGAATGGAAGAAAGGCATGAGTTCTCCTGAAATCAAACAGCTCCAGCAGCGCTTGAAAGAAAAAGGCTTTTTCACGTATCCGCAAGCGACCGGCTACTTTGGCGCCATTACCGAAGAAGCGGTCAAAGCGTTCCAACGGGCGATGAACTTGCCAGCCACCGGCATCGTCGATGACGCCACCTACGCGAAGCTCAAAAGCGCGCCTGCGTCAAACGACACGCTCGCCATCGGTTCCCGCGGCGCGGCCGTCAGTGATTTGCAACGCCGGCTGAAACAGCTCGGCTATTTTCGCTATCCGCAAATCACCGGCTACTATGGCGCGGTGACGGCCGATGCCGTGAAGCAGTTTCAACGGGCGAACGGGCTTCCCGCCACCGGGCGGGCGGACCGGGCGACGCTTGAGCGGCTGAAGCAAAAAGAAGAAGGTTCCTCGCCCTCACCGTCTGCGGCGCTGACCGTTGGGGCGCGCGGCGACGAAGTCCGCGAGCTGCAGCAACAGCTCAAACAACTCGGCTACTTTACGTATTCGGACATCACCGGCTACTATGGGGTGCTGACGGCCGACGCCATCCGCCGCTTTCAACGCGACAACGGCCTGCCAGTGACCGGCGCGGTCGACAACCAAACCGCTGCCCTCCTTGCGAGCGCAGTAAAAGCGAAAACACCCCCGCCTGCACCGATCGAGCGCGAGCGCCTGGCGGTTCGCCTCTCAATCGGCGCGCTCGGCGAAGACGTCAAGCGCATTCAGACAAAGCTGAAAGAGCTCGGCTACTTCTACACGGCCATCACCGGCTACTACGGCACTGCCACCGCCGATGCCGTCCGCCGTTTCCAACAAGCGGCCAAACTCCCAGCGACCGGCATTGTTGACGGCGAAACATACGAGCGCCTGATCGGACAAGCCCCTGCGGCGAAGCTGGACGTCATCGAACTCGTCGCCGATGCGGCTGAGCTGCTCGGAACCCCATACGTTTGGGGCGGCGATGCGCCGGAAGAGGGATTTGACTGCAGCGGCTTCATTTTCTACCTGTTCCAGCAACAAGGCGTCCCCATCCCGCGCACCGTCGCCTTGATGTGGAATGCAGGCGTATCGGTTTCCGCCCCGGAAGTCGGCGACATCGTCTTTTTCGCCACGACCACCAACGGCCCATCGCACGCCGGCATCTATATCGGCAACGGCCAGTTCATCCATAGCGGCGCTTCGACCGGCGTGACGATCAGCCGCCTCGACCAATCGTATTGGAAACAGCGGTACTTGGGGGCGAAGCGGTTCTTTTAG
- a CDS encoding helix-turn-helix domain-containing protein, whose protein sequence is MTNLGETLKQLRKQRRWTQEQLAEQLNVSRSQISKWENGSLLPDVQSLEKLCQLFDVSADFLLGGETRQRELLREVTDIYGTADVHETVLAALDYLLHNQEMSEAVYTLAKLPDKKRKHVETMIVTIVKECSELI, encoded by the coding sequence ATGACAAACTTGGGGGAGACGCTCAAACAACTGCGAAAACAACGGCGCTGGACACAGGAACAGCTGGCCGAGCAGCTGAACGTGTCGCGTTCGCAAATCAGCAAATGGGAAAACGGCAGCTTGCTTCCAGATGTGCAGTCGCTTGAGAAGCTATGCCAGCTGTTTGATGTCAGCGCCGATTTTTTGCTTGGCGGCGAAACGCGCCAACGCGAGCTGTTGCGCGAAGTGACAGACATATACGGAACGGCGGACGTGCACGAAACGGTGCTCGCGGCGTTGGACTACTTGCTTCATAACCAAGAGATGAGCGAAGCGGTGTACACGCTCGCGAAGCTGCCGGATAAAAAGCGAAAACATGTCGAAACGATGATCGTGACGATCGTGAAAGAGTGCTCCGAGCTCATTTAG
- the ssb gene encoding single-stranded DNA-binding protein, which translates to MRQHMINQVVLVGRLTKDPELRYTAEGAAVATVTLAVARNFRNAEGGIDADFVPCVLWRKTAEHTANYCRKGSMVAVTGRIQTRRYDKKDGQRVYVTEVVAESVQFLHSGKKPEWPEHV; encoded by the coding sequence ATGCGCCAACACATGATCAACCAAGTCGTGTTGGTCGGCCGGTTGACGAAAGATCCCGAGCTTCGCTACACGGCCGAAGGGGCTGCCGTCGCGACTGTCACGCTGGCGGTGGCGAGAAATTTCCGCAACGCGGAAGGGGGGATTGACGCCGATTTCGTTCCATGCGTTTTATGGCGGAAAACAGCGGAACATACCGCCAATTATTGCCGAAAAGGATCGATGGTGGCGGTGACGGGGAGAATCCAAACGCGCCGCTACGATAAAAAAGACGGTCAACGCGTCTATGTCACCGAAGTCGTCGCGGAGTCCGTCCAATTTCTCCACTCCGGAAAGAAACCAGAATGGCCGGAGCACGTATAG
- a CDS encoding YwpF-like family protein: MKTFKLVGLSVIDDDMHRQDIPFIDGLIINKEDGQNRWLVEAYLDDDYEPMFVSLQRRPEFQLQVTITHTSNDPANMLVAVRSITKMNGHISVLMEGLMIPRRTHLAEVVLAGLVKKGLQGEALLQEFRQQMHERIDAKAPQERKR; encoded by the coding sequence ATGAAAACGTTCAAGCTTGTCGGGCTCTCGGTCATCGACGACGACATGCACCGCCAAGACATCCCGTTTATTGACGGGTTGATCATCAACAAAGAAGACGGGCAAAACCGCTGGCTCGTGGAGGCGTATTTGGATGACGACTATGAGCCAATGTTTGTGAGCTTGCAGCGGCGTCCAGAGTTTCAACTGCAAGTGACGATCACCCACACGAGCAACGACCCGGCCAACATGCTCGTCGCCGTCCGTTCGATCACGAAAATGAACGGCCACATTAGCGTCTTGATGGAAGGGCTGATGATCCCGCGGCGCACCCATTTGGCGGAAGTCGTGCTGGCCGGCCTTGTCAAGAAAGGGCTGCAAGGCGAGGCGCTGCTTCAAGAGTTTCGCCAGCAAATGCATGAGCGAATCGATGCCAAGGCGCCGCAGGAACGGAAAAGGTAA
- a CDS encoding class D sortase — MNGKPARVSWGRRAAQWAALAAIVIGAAMAGWNGYWYTVGWMAVKRDAPAPSSPPAASLPAERSAQKDAPLGVYLGELAIPKLGAAIPVYEGVREQELRRGVGHYPASDWPGGRGHVVLSGHRDTVFRRFGELEIGDALIIRTDRAAIHYRIVNIRIVDDDDRTVLVEKARPTLTVTTCYPFRLIGRAPKRCIVTARPVRVDALAFPRG; from the coding sequence GTGAACGGCAAGCCCGCGCGGGTTTCGTGGGGGCGCCGGGCCGCCCAATGGGCGGCGCTGGCGGCGATCGTCATCGGAGCGGCGATGGCCGGTTGGAACGGCTATTGGTACACCGTCGGCTGGATGGCGGTCAAGCGGGATGCTCCTGCGCCTTCCTCACCGCCGGCCGCAAGCCTTCCAGCGGAACGTTCGGCGCAAAAAGACGCACCGCTTGGCGTCTACCTTGGTGAACTCGCCATCCCAAAGCTCGGGGCGGCGATTCCCGTGTATGAAGGCGTCCGCGAACAAGAATTGCGCCGAGGTGTCGGCCATTATCCAGCGAGCGATTGGCCGGGGGGACGAGGGCATGTCGTGCTATCCGGGCACCGCGATACTGTGTTCCGCCGCTTTGGCGAGCTTGAGATCGGCGATGCGCTTATCATTCGGACGGATCGCGCCGCCATCCATTACCGCATCGTCAACATCCGCATCGTCGATGACGACGACCGGACCGTTTTGGTCGAGAAAGCGCGCCCAACGCTGACGGTGACAACGTGCTACCCGTTTCGCCTCATCGGCCGCGCTCCGAAGCGCTGCATCGTCACCGCCCGCCCGGTTCGGGTTGATGCCCTGGCGTTTCCAAGAGGATGA
- a CDS encoding processed acidic surface protein has translation MRQWLGMAVLVAVFASFPAGAAAISRSELEQYAESIGWTVSDLLAYLDQYGLTAADFRTMDEMKQWLGTPITDERLHAVLRRHGLTVEELEALLGQFGETVQDYTFVEDLDRAIRFYSQHNAAMQQINDLLGALGMTEQEVRALTRHIASLDDPQLAGRLAALRERLRPFAEMEGPWTETERRKLRAMWEEGLRLLKLEADEPDIKAAGAEPIRIRLYNRQGEEVADIAITREMLTSGYIVRAGEKGIDAGLLAVEMKGKMYGEKLPETASPYLTYTLAGLMLASAGFLLYRRVRRLKG, from the coding sequence ATGCGGCAATGGCTAGGAATGGCTGTGCTTGTCGCCGTTTTCGCTTCGTTTCCGGCTGGGGCGGCGGCCATCAGCCGAAGCGAGCTTGAGCAGTACGCTGAGAGCATCGGCTGGACAGTGAGCGACCTGTTGGCTTATTTGGATCAATACGGCTTGACAGCCGCCGATTTTCGCACCATGGATGAGATGAAACAATGGCTCGGCACACCCATCACTGACGAGCGGCTTCATGCCGTTCTGCGCCGGCACGGGCTGACGGTTGAGGAGCTCGAGGCGCTGCTTGGCCAGTTTGGCGAAACGGTGCAAGACTACACATTTGTCGAAGACTTAGACCGGGCCATCCGTTTTTACTCGCAGCACAACGCCGCCATGCAGCAAATCAACGACTTGCTTGGGGCGCTCGGGATGACGGAACAAGAAGTGCGCGCCCTCACCCGCCATATTGCCTCGCTTGACGACCCGCAGTTAGCTGGGCGGCTGGCGGCGCTTCGTGAACGGCTGCGTCCGTTTGCGGAGATGGAAGGGCCGTGGACGGAAACAGAGCGCCGCAAACTGCGGGCGATGTGGGAAGAGGGGCTTCGCTTGCTTAAACTTGAGGCGGACGAGCCGGACATAAAGGCGGCCGGAGCGGAGCCGATCCGCATTCGATTGTACAACCGCCAAGGCGAGGAGGTCGCCGATATCGCCATAACGCGGGAGATGTTGACATCGGGCTACATCGTCCGCGCGGGGGAGAAAGGCATTGACGCGGGGCTGCTCGCTGTAGAGATGAAAGGAAAGATGTATGGGGAAAAACTGCCGGAGACGGCGTCACCGTATTTGACCTATACGTTGGCCGGACTGATGCTCGCTTCCGCCGGGTTCCTTCTTTACCGGCGGGTCAGGCGGCTGAAAGGGTGA